A genomic stretch from Clavelina lepadiformis chromosome 5, kaClaLepa1.1, whole genome shotgun sequence includes:
- the LOC143458943 gene encoding uncharacterized protein LOC143458943, with product MVPDDTKRDDFLRAYLDANYEVTVGSGQGILLVIRFWSSDDSNNDPETNSKETKVIGGVLFLPPSADGCGWAIGNDEPYWQAYEKHGLAKISEEGYQRVIRYEAWENEKVNKKVSKLGIPLWNGLFCAISPEYSSQGLGTLVYKKAIDIMTKYWLQKQMSTKIRQTYQRSQSVKETKQQRMEQVDKIVSLCKRRLSLKELKEHFTVLKDEFVSKDTISHFTNMKCNKARFSAPLVVAISHSDRAAHFHKSNGFHPVSKVPFFDDSDNITHFNTHILALDPFSTGRLHELTSGMQKDVSLTTDLEITQTSHLYDTLKSAPTDKIIVK from the exons ATGGTGCCAGATGACACAAAGAGAGACGATTTTTTACGCGCATACTTGGACGCCAACTACGAAGTTACAGTTGGGAGCGGCCAAGGAATACTGCTGGTCATTCGGTTTTGGTCTTCTGATGACAGTAACAATGACCCAGAAACCAACTCGAAAGAAACGAAAGTTATCGGCGGAGTCCTTTTTCTTCCACCTTCTGCAGACGGCTGTGGTTGGGCAATCGGAAATGATGAACCCTACTGGCAAGCTTACGAAAAACATGGccttgcaaaaatttctgaagaAGGATACCAAAGAGTAATTCG GTACGAAGCATGGGAGAATGAAAAGGTTAACAAAAAGGTTTCAAAACTAGGTATACCTCTATGGAATGGTTTGTTCTGTGCAATTTCGCCCGAGTATTCCTCTCAGGGTCTGGGAACGCTCGTTTATAAGAAAGCCATCGACATAATGACGAAATACTGGCTTCAAAAGCAAATGTCGACGAAAATCAGACAAACTTACCAGCGATCTCAATCCGTCAAGGAAACTAAACAGCAAAGAATGGAACAAGTGgataaaattgtttcattGTGTAAGCGTCGTTTGTCTTTGAAAGAACTGAAAGAACATTTTACAGTACTTAAGGACGAATTTGTTTCCAAAGACACTATATCACACTTTACCAACATGAAATGCAACAAAGCCCGATTTTCAGCACCTCTCGTGGTCGCTATTAGTCACAGCGATAGGGCTGCCCATTTCCATAAATCAAATGGTTTTCATCCGGTGTCAAAAGTTCCGTTTTTTGACGACTCCGATAATATAACCCATTTTAACACCCACATTCTCGCACTTGACCCATTTTCAACAGGAAGACTCCACGAATTAACCAGCGGCATGCAAAAAGATGTTTCCTTGACGACAGATTTGGAGATAACGCAAACAAGCCATTTGTACGACACTCTGAAATCTGCACCAACCGATAAAATTATTGTGAAATGA
- the LOC143460543 gene encoding uncharacterized protein LOC143460543, with protein MDSKRNLKIELSRSYKDWEAVRECYVRSFHRYPLYKYMVPDDTKRDDFLRAYLDANYEVTVGSGQGILLVIRFWSSDDSNNDPATNSKETKVIGGVLFLPPSADGCGWAIGNDEPYWQAYEKHGLAKISEEGFQRVIRYEAWENENVNKKVSKLGIPLWNGLFCAISPEYSSQGLGTLVYKKAIDIMTKYWLQKQMSTKIRQTYQRSQSVKETKQQRMEQVDKIVSLCKRRLSLKELKEHFTVLKDEFVSKDTISHFTNMKCNKARFSAPLVVAISHSDRAAHFHQSNGFRPVSKVPFFDDSDNITHFNTHILALDPFSTGRLHELTSGMQKDVSLTTDLEITQTNHLYDTLKSAPTDKIIVK; from the exons ATGGACTCAAAGAG aaatttgaaaattgaaCTGTCGAGATCTTACAAAGACTGGGAAGCAGTCCGCGAGTGCTATGTCCGTTCGTTCCACCGCTACCCACTATACAAGTACATGGTGCCAGATGACACAAAGAGAGACGATTTTTTACGCGCATACTTGGACGCCAACTACGAAGTTACAGTTGGGAGCGGCCAAGGAATACTGCTGGTCATTCGGTTTTGGTCTTCTGATGACAGTAACAATGACCCAGCAACCAACTCGAAAGAAACGAAAGTTATCGGCGGAGTCCTTTTTCTTCCACCTTCTGCAGACGGCTGTGGTTGGGCAATCGGAAATGATGAACCCTACTGGCAAGCTTACGAAAAACATGGccttgcaaaaatttctgaagaAGGATTCCAAAGAGTAATTCG GTACGAAGCATGGGAGAATGAAAATGTTAACAAGAAGGTTTCAAAACTAGGTATACCTCTATGGAATGGTTTGTTCTGTGCAATTTCGCCCGAGTATTCCTCGCAGGGTCTGGGAACGCTCGTTTACAAGAAAGCCATCGACATAATGACGAAATACTGGCTTCAAAAGCAAATGTCGACGAAAATCAGACAAACTTACCAGCGATCTCAATCCGTCAAGGAAACTAAACAGCAAAGAATGGAACAAGTGgataaaattgtttcattGTGTAAGCGTCGTTTGTCTTTGAAAGAACTGAAAGAACATTTTACAGTGCTTAAAGACGAATTTGTTTCCAAAGACACTATATCACACTTTACCAACATGAAATGCAACAAAGCCCGATTTTCAGCACCTCTCGTGGTCGCTATTAGTCACAGCGACAGGGCTGCCCATTTTCATCAATCAAATGGTTTTCGTCCGGTGTCAAAGGTTCCGTTTTTTGACGACTCCGATAATATAACCCATTTTAACACCCACATTCTCGCACTTGACCCATTTTCAACAGGAAGACTCCACGAATTAACCAGCGGCATGCAAAAAGATGTTTCCTTGACGACAGATTTGGAGATAACGCAAACAAACCATTTGTACGACACTCTGAAATCTGCACCAACCGATAAAATTATTGTGAAATGA
- the LOC143461102 gene encoding uncharacterized protein LOC143461102 has product MDLTRVVKIEQSTSTDDWLQIRECFVHSFRHYPLYKYMVPEESKRDEFLRAYLDANYEVTVGSGQGILLAVKIPADDNFASIPNETAATPSKVIGGVVFLPPSNDGCGWAIGSDEPYWQAYEKYGLAKVSKTGFERVLRYEAWENENVAQKASRTKIPLWNGLFCAISPKYSSKGLGTTVYKEAIRIMASYWDENHVAVKAKSTISIAESVRQEKNGSKPSNQLQQESSFLDKIVRNLFFKNLHIFSLLSHRQLPQPVIVQTKDSKINLKPKLTSAQAKTQSTDTMHMTSAPLVVAISHSDRAAHFHQANGFLPVLRIPFYDEVENITPFYTHVLILDPFRTGKLDEISSGLQAHVNEEDIKTSSHAHFNNLMIAQRDPLILQ; this is encoded by the exons ATGGACTTGACACG AGTCGTAAAAATAGAACAATCTACATCAACTGATGATTGGCTTCAAATTCGAGAGTGCTTTGTACACTCGTTTCGTCACTACCCGCTTTACAAATACATGGTCCCTGAGGAATCAAAGCGGGATGAATTTTTACGTGCCTACCTCGACGCAAATTACGAAGTCACTGTTGGTAGCGGACAAGGTATATTGTTGGCCGTCAAGATTCCTGCTGACGACAATTTTGCTTCAATTCCCAATGAGACTGCGGCAACACCATCCAAAGTGATTGGTGGTGTCGTGTTTCTACCCCCTTCTAATGACGGCTGTGGATGGGCGATTGGAAGTGACGAGCCATACTGGCAAGCTTACGAAAAATACGGACTTGCCAAAGTTTCAAAGACCGGATTTGAAAGAGTTTTGAG ATACGAAGCTtgggaaaatgaaaatgttgctCAAAAAGCATCCAGGACCAAAATTCCTCTTTGGAATGGACTCTTTTGCGCCATCTCGCCCAAATACTCGTCCAAGGGACTGGGTACAACTGTTTACAAAGAAGCAATCAGAATAATGGCGAGCTACTGGGACGAAAATCATGTTGCAGTGAAAGCAAAATCCACCATTTCTATCGCTGAATCGGTTCGTCAGGAGAAGAATGGTTCAAAACCCTCCAACCAACTCCAACAAGAATCCAGCTTCCTTGACAAAATTGTtcgcaatttatttttcaagaaCCTCCACATTTTCTCCTTACTTAGTCACAGACAGCTTCCCCAGCCGGTAATTGTGCAGACAAAAGATTCcaaaattaacttaaaaccCAAACTCACATCAGCTCAAGCGAAAACCCAGTCAACCGATACAATGCACATGACCTCTGCACCACTGGTGGTAGCTATAAGTCATAGCGATAGGGCTGCACATTTTCACCAAGCCAACGGCTTTCTTCCCGTACTTCGTATACCTTTTTACGATGAAGTGGAAAACATAACGCCGTTCTACACTCACGTTTTGATTCTCGACCCTTTCCGCACAGGAAAACTTGATGAGATTTCTTCCGGCTTACAAGCCCACGTAAATGAAGAAGACATAAAAACCTCCAGCCACGCCCACTTTAACAACTTAATGATTGCTCAACGAGATCCgttaattttgcaataa